One Triticum dicoccoides isolate Atlit2015 ecotype Zavitan chromosome 3B, WEW_v2.0, whole genome shotgun sequence genomic window, CCACGCCCACGTCGTGCCGTTCGCTAACAGCACGCCCATGCCGCACCGTCCGTCAAGTACGAGCAGGCTCAAAGACACCGGGCAGCGAGAGGATGAGCAAGGAGAGGTACATGGATGACGCGAAGAGCCGAACAGCCGGAGCTACGCGACGATGACGGACTTGCTGTCCAGGGACTCGACGACGGCGCAGCAGTCCGTGCCCAGCCCGTCGTCGGTGGGCATGGGCGCGGCGGAGGCCCTGAACCAGCTGCGCCTGCCAGCGGACCTCGCGGTAGAGCTGTACGAGAGCCTGCAGTTCTTCTCGGCGACGTCGCAGCCGGGGAGCTCGAAGTGGGACGCCTTCTTCACGCCGACCAAGAGCGAGCGTGCGCGCAGCCTCTTCAGCCGCTACTCTAACTAccccgcgcgctcctcctccgcctggGCACGCGCGCTCCTCCTGCGCCCCGGccacgcgcgctccggccacgccccCGCCTTGCCAGCCCCAGCCTCGCCAGCTCCGGCCAGCGCCACCGCTCCTCGAGCCCGGCCCGGCACGCGACGagcagggcggcgacggcggcgtgctgTGAGTAAGGCGGCACGGTGGAGTTGTGTGAGCAGAGGGCGACGGCGAGGAGGCAGAGGCTGGCGTGCGGCGAGGAGGCGGCCGCGACCAGCAGGGGGGCGAGTATGTGGGGAAAGCACGTGGATGGGGACCGGAAGGAAAAGTATGAAGAGACGAGtgggaggctgacagtgggccattGACATGCAAAATCTTCTCTCTCCGCCCCCAACAACCCCTCGGTGGCCTGGGATCGCCCTGGTACCGCTAGCTCTATTTTTGGTCAAATCCGGCATTTTTTAAGGTCGTGGGGGCGCGAGTGGGGAGTTTTTCGCCCGCCGGCGCTGAAAAAGTGCCTCTGGGGGGCTTCTTGGGGAGcctagtggagatgctctaagggcatctccagccattggccccccaggaggggcaaaaaatgtccggcgggaccgggtactcggcctcgtaaaggaggcgagcctcgtcttcatgaagatggcggcggccgaagccgttcaccgccgcgccgtcgcctgggaagcgctcggccatgggtgtgaACTGGGGACAgcgaaagagaggagaggagagggaggaacgacggCGGCGGGAGAGTGTGAGTCGTCGAGTGCGCCGGGGCGCTTCATATATAGGCCAAGGCGCGCGTGtcaccgtgtgtacgcgtggcgggtgagggagggcgagggacgcgcgtcgtctggtcttcactgcgccgcccgtgaggcatcaatgatgcaggctgaccggcgcggcagctttggcattgattcgccgcgggaaacgaggcgatgaggacgacgaagggccgagaagagagccgtgtcgctgacgcggcgggcccgtggctttttcgtgccaaaacagttcgcccggcgcccccgggcgctccccagcgcgccgggttcgggctgggtccgccgacgctgttttcggcccaagccggcgaaaatcggactcctgggggcgcgactgggccgttttttcggcgccggcgcgaaaaaaacgtctggggaggccttcctgggggcgcggctgaagATGCCCTAAGCCACCATCCATGCCACCAAATGCACCATTCATGGCACCACCCATCATATTCATGTACCCGCCCATTCCACCTTCCATTCCTCCTCCAATTCCATCCCCCATTCCTCCCATGGCAGCTCCCATTCCTCCTCCCATGATGCTTCTCATGAGCATTTGCTTCGACCCAGTCCTCGAGGCGACACGTTAATGGATGATCCGTGGGGACTGGGCACTAGGCGATGGGGTATAAACTACCTCTCTGTCGCGTTCCTCTGCTCTCCAACCTATAATGGAGATGGCCAAGGGAGGGCTCCCTTCTGCATAATTCTGCTCGTGCGCGAACAAGTAACCAGTTGAGTGCTTCAGAGCGAACTCGCCGAGCACGGCATGCCGTCGACGAGGCCCGGCAAACTAATTGGAAAGGGGCAATGCATGTCACTCGAAAAAGTCATGTTCAATTGGTTCAATTTGGAACATTCGGCCTATGGTAGTTTGACATTTTTATGGAAGGGAAGGATAAAAACATCGTGGTCAATGATCACAAGACTTGGTGTCAGTGGTGGAAACAGGCCCAAGGCACCAAAGCACTGGAATCATTCAAAAACTGTGGCATTCTTGCTACCGATTGACACTGTTCATCAAGTATACGTCATAGTACTATATTTATACACGTACGCAATAAAATTGTTCTTGTATTTCAAAATAAATGTCCGTGTCTTTGAGAAACAAAAAGTATTCATGACCCGGAGGGCGAAGAAGACGAGGCACGCCATGATGTTGAATCGTGGGTCCAGTATGCTGTCTCGTGCCGTGTGTCGGTGCTTCGAGTTCTAAACGAGGATGCTGATTATCCTCGTTTGGAGATATCCAACAGCAGTATCATCTCCAAGGACTTGACAAGGCTAGAGCTTTATCATCTGGCATTTGGCGCAAGCCGTCTAGATCTTATCAGCTGCGAGGCACTAGAGGTGTTAGAGATAGATGGTTGTTCTATCAACATTGGGGATAACTTACCCAAATCTTTACGGCATCTGAAAATCAGAGATTCGGATCTTTATTCCATGCAAACACCACGGAATTGCCTTTCTGCTCCAGGTCTGCTTACCTTTGAACTAGCTGACTGTATGGAGTGGACTCCGCTTCTTGAGAGCCTGCCATCATTGGTGACATCATTTGTCAGGATTAACATGCAGTGTAAAGATGCTTGTACTCATATTAAGTACCTTGCGGATTGTGGTGATGAGTCATGTCAAGGATGCTATGGTGAAGAGGATCATTGTCTACTTCTTGAAGGTTTGGCGGGCGCTACAAATTTAGAGCTGATAAGTCAATATTCTGTGGTATGTTTGCTCTTTCTCTAACTCCTTGTGTTTGTTGCCATCCAACATTTTGCATCCCTCTATGATGTTAAACTTGTCCCTAATTTCCAGTTGCATGTTTTCCACGAATCCATTCTTTTTAGTCATTATGTTCTTATGCGGACACCTCCTATACCTGGCCTGTGAAGATGTCAGTACATTTTCCATGTATATTGATAGTTGATACTTCTGACCTCGTGCTATACAGAAGCATATGATTAAGATAATTTTGCAAGCCATTTTAGTTTACACGACAATTTATACGGTATGGCTCAATATATACTTGTAAAATCGTATTGTGTATCTCTATCTGCTCACTGTTGATTACTTGAAATAAGAACCCAAGAAATCTTATTCAACTCAGTGTTACTGAATCATGTCTTCTCAAGTTCTAACTTTAATTTTTTTAATTCTCTGTTTCGTTGTTAAGATTTTCAGAAAAGACTTGAAATGGTGCCCTATGTTTAGCAAGCTAAAAACAGTGTTGCTCAATGAATGGTGTTTGACTGCAAACTTCACTGGACTACTTTACTTTCTTCAGCACGCACCAATTCTAGAAAAGCTTACCCTTCAACTTCCATCTTGCAaggtatatgttttttcatatatgataGCTTTTGTCGCTGAAGCTAACATGTACAGCTGATTCATCTAAGTAAAATCATATGTTTTGGACAGGATTTTGACATTGGATCAAATGGAAGCTACAGCCCAGCGGAATATTTCTTGGTGTCAAAGCATCTCAAGGTAGTTGAAATCCATTGTAGCAAGGAGGATGAATGGACTTGTCAAATTGTGAACATCCTTGGCACTCATGGAGTAACTTCTGTACGGAACAGGGAGGATGAATGGATTTGTCAAATTGTGAACATCCTTGGTATTCATGGAGTAACTTCTGCGCAAATTAGCATCAAACATGATTCTCGGAATTCTTTCAGTAAGTAACTAATACTACAATTTGCTGATGTTTATGTAGTCTGCATGTGTCATCAGAATCAAAAAGTAAACCTGATGGACATTAAACTATTTGGTAAATTGAGAGATTAAAAAGTCTACTAGAATGGTGTATGATATCCACTTTACATATTTTATTGAAAATGTGATTTGGCCAAAGCGAGTGACATATTTTTACTGAAAATGGGATTAGGCCAAAGCAAGTGAAAAAAGGAAAATAGGCAAATAAACAATGTGAGATATTTGTTCActgtttagttgaaatggatcatttaatggCTCATCTTTCCAGTATCTGTATAGTGAGATCAATTTGTATGTTGGCCCACTGTTCCAAAACAATTTCTTATGCAATATTTGCTTGACATTAGTGCCGGTTGCTGTAGACCTTCTCATGTTTTAGTCTGCACTTTCATTTTCTCATTGTGCTCTCTATGGTTGTCACAGGGTTCAGTTTCCAGCAGACGAAGTAGATCAGATGGTCTACTGTTCCTGGTTATTCAGGCTTCGATGTCCCTGAATTAATGTTCCCAGCATGAGGTTGCTACGTGTAATCTATCTGGATCGTGCGCTTGTCCCTGATCCATTCATGTGCAGGATGAACGCCCGTCGGGACGCAATTTGAATAGGTTCAAATGTCGCTGCAGTAATGTTGCACTTTTGGTCGGTGTCGGGCCTCAACTGATTTACCTGTTGAAGGCCTATGATCTATTTATATGTTTCAGCAAAGCAACCTGTATGTCTAGCTTAACTTGTGTAAAATGGTACCTGTTCTGTTATATGGAGTAAAACATTTATGACGCCAGGAATACTGCTTTAGTCTTTTTGTTGTTATTAGTTGGTTTCTTCACGTCACATGTTTGGCACTCTGCACTTGCTAAGCATGCTTGTTTGTCATTCTGCTAGATCGGTTCTTCGAGACCTGAATGAgatagatctgcatgccatcagctATATATAAGTAGTTCAACACTTCAATTTGTGGCCTCTATAATACCCAACTGCATTTAGTATGGCTTCAATCTGTTACTCCTAAAAGTTATGTTGCTGGTCGTGTCTTGCTTTTGGAGTAACAACCTGCTATGTTGCAACTTGGCTGACTTTCAGGGTAAGATATCAACGTAGCAAAAGAGATGAGAAACTAAGTAATTGAATGATGGCACAATTTGATTTCTTGTAAAGGCACAGTTGTATTCTTCTTCTGCAAGCTAATGGAAAGGCGAGATGCATGGGACCTGAAAAAGGTTACGTTTGAATGGTTGAAGTAGGATCCTTTCTTTTGAGATTTTCAGCTTGGGTCTTGTTCACAGGCAGCAGAGCACACTTTGTTATATTTTTCTTGTTCTGCTATTGGGTGCAGAAGAGAGTTAACTAATGCAAATGTGCCATTGATGGTACTGCTGCTGCTGTCTATGCAGCCAGGGCCAGGCTCACCCTTAAGAGACACTCTAGAGTCTAATGTAAGCGTCCATGCTACTGGCTTTACTGAAATCTCTCATGATGGACCTTTTTTATGATGATTTCAGTCAGAGATTTTGCAAAGACCTCACTCGACTGCCCCTAAGAGCAAGTTGAAGCTGGTGTATTAGAATTTTATCAATGGCAGTTTTAAatatgatgcgaggatacacaaCTATTATTCAAAATCTGATGTATATTTACGCCGCTCATAATTTGAGCTAGATTATTTAGAACTTGTAGGCTAACTTTTTAATTAATATCGTTTAGGCTCACTTGTTGTAGACTATTTTTTATTTAGTAATTTTTAGGATATAGTTCTTTTTATACATTGAATAAGAACATCATCGACCTCTGCAATGGCTCCCGCAAGAAGAAATTTTGTTACTGATCCAGGTACACATACATTACTAAGAAAACATAATAGTTTAAGGTTAACTGTTACTAATTGCCTAAAGTAGAGGATATGATGCTACTGAGGCGGGTACATATTACTAAGAAAACATAATAGCTGAAGGCTAATCAATAACTGCTAATTGTTTTGGGCTTACATCTCACCATTTTTGAGTTGCATCTCATCTAGTTGTTGTCTCAGTGATCCATCATAGTACTGGAGCAACTTGCTACGTGATTCATTACGAGATCGACACATATCCATGTAAGGCAAGAGACTCCCTTTTGCATGTATGTATACATAATGTCAGCAATGAGATTTGTATGTCAAATTGCTAACGGGGGGAGATTTTCTATCATACCTTGTTTCCACAGTCGGCGCTGATGAAAACCTCTCGTTTTGGATTCATCGGTGTGTAAGAGGTTCTCTTAGCAAGAGAGCGTTGGCTGCCGTAAAGAAACATGGGTGGGCTCACCGGATACTGGGGGACTTCGCCGCTGGTTGTAAATAAATCTAGGaataataaatgcgagcaccaggacttgaaccctggtgggctggggataccacagtccctctaaccatccaatcatAGGTTGGTTCGTGCCCATGTCCAAATGTTATATGCAAACATTTTGGGGGAAAAGTCCAACAATTTCGACATgcgcaaaaaaaatgtttttttaacacagtacagacgcaagtgctCAACTgatcatacatacgcgcatacactcacccctatggacacacacgcacaccctactatGAGCATCTTCGATAGACTAAGCGGGCATATCGTCTTGATATTTACGAAGTCACTATATGCGCCTCgaagtcgacgggaacgtctcctcccactgaaaggcatcgccggaaatcctgaaataaatcctgaAATAATGTGAGAAAAAAAGGTTGAGTGacatttttatgtcatttttagagcagtgaacTTTTTTTTTTCCGTCGTGCAACAGAGCTATTTCATTGCACAGGAAAATTGTCAAACATGATTTGAACACTAACAAGAACATGCACATAGAATTTTGTAAgtttgtttgttatttattttgagTATACCATTCATCACAGGAGTATATGGCCCCGAGGCCCAAAACGCCAAAAAAAATTGAAGAGTTGGAAGAAAAGATTTGCTTTGTCGGGTGCTCACTGTTCTCAGCAGCAGGCCGGGTCTGTTTTTCTTTGACATGCACGTTTTCACGTATGAATGCTCTCGcattctcaaaaaaagaaaaagaaaaacgtatgAATGCTCGCCGTCTCGTTTCCGATCCGTTGCTCGAGGCAACACATTAATGGGCGATTCATGAGGACTGGGCATTTCATAGAATTTTGCGAGTTTGTTTgttatttatttgattttttagAAGTTTGAATTTATTATTTACCCCAAGAGTATATGGTCCGGAGGCCCAATGCACATCGAAGAGTTGGAAGAAAATATTTGCTTTGTCAGGCGCTCACTGGCTTTTCTGGACATGCACGTTCTTACGTTgggcttagagcatggttaataaaagAGGCAGCAGCCGGCTCTATAGCCATGTCCATGTCATCTATAGTCTTCATAAAGTCAAGACCATATAATAGGATAGCTATAGGTTGGCTGATGGATTGGATTTAACAATTAATATTTGCATGCTGGGATTGGGGGGAAAGGCAGAGCGCCAGTTTACAGCTAGCAGCTCTGGCTGCAAGCGAGCTACTGTGCCTCGTATCTTGCGTACAGGCGGGCGACTACTCAAGCGCCGGCTCTGCTTTCTCTCCTCACTTCTCTCTCTTCCACCTAGGATTTTTATGACATGGCAAGTCTTATAGCCTGCTGAGTAGGacttattatacttgctcttagTAGTTGTGTTCTCACGTATGAATGCTCTCTTTGCCTAAAAAAACGTATGAATGCTCTCTCCTTCCGCTGCTCGTCGTCTCGTCTTCCAATCCCTTCGCGTTGCTCGAGGCGACTGCATTAATGGAGGAATGCGTGGGGACTGAGGACTAGACCTTGTGTTATAAACtgcctctccgtcgtcttcctctgccctcAAGCCGAGAACGGAGATGGCCTAGGGAGGGCTCCCTTCTGTAACTCTGTGCGCTCGTGCCCGGTCGAGTGGTTCCGTGCGAACTCACTGAACCACGGTGTGCCGTCGACGAGGCCCGGCGGCTAGAGGTACGTGAGGTTATTTTTTTCATCTTCTTAGCTGATGGCGATCTTGCTTACTACGCGTTCATCTCCTCGGCAGCCGCGGCGCGAGCCACCTGTTCGACGGAATGGCTGGCAGCAAGAAGGTGGCTGCGGCCGGCGGCAAGGACCGCTTCGAGGACCTCCCGGAGCATGTGCTCGAGCTGCTGCTGTTGTTCCTGGACGCGCGAGATGTCGTGAGGACGTCCGTGCTCGCTCGCCGCTGGCGCGACCTCTGGAAGTCGGTGCCGGTCCTGCGCTTCCGTCCTTCTTCCAAGTTCGGATGTGCTGAGAACTTCAACAATATTGTGAATATGGTGCTCGAGTGCCGTGATCAGACCTCACCTCTTCGTGAATGCCATGTCCATTCATATCTGGATGGTGAAGAAGACGAGACACACCGTGATGTTGAATCGTGGGTACAGTATGCTGTCTCATGCCAAGTGTCGGTGCTTCGAGTTCTGATGTGGGGTGATTATCATTGTAATTTGGGGCTATCCAACGACAGCGTCATCTCCGAGCACTTGACAAAGCTAGA contains:
- the LOC119280591 gene encoding uncharacterized protein LOC119280591; this translates as MQCKDACTHIKYLADCGDESCQGCYGEEDHCLLLEGLAGATNLELISQYSVIFRKDLKWCPMFSKLKTVLLNEWCLTANFTGLLYFLQHAPILEKLTLQLPSCKDFDIGSNGSYSPAEYFLVSKHLKVVEIHCSKEDEWTCQIVNILGTHGVTSVRNREDEWICQIVNILGIHGVTSAQISIKHDSRNSFRFSFQQTK